In a genomic window of Cytobacillus sp. FSL H8-0458:
- a CDS encoding PH domain-containing protein: MKQARRYHPLHMLFGLIQLLRNAAFIALFLFVMKADSQFFLIVWGRKLFLPFLTLAGISIFLKWLSNKYMVADAEFHLSKGVFVRSKQTVPFSKVQNTHRHTSILHRLFGVTSLTLETGMEGIESAIEFKVISLKEAAWLEEMVSAETETEMPDMSGRKLHFSPEKKDLIKAAFTSLSFLVLLSLVASIYTKASEFIDMEERGLDFLKAYFSSWQVQAAALIFFLLLSVLAGFLRTYIKYGKYEILSDEKRIYITKGFLEETSFSISKDRVQAIEIKQNAMKRLAGVAEVKLAAAGDIMEGEEKEGVNSLFPFLPVDRAYKLAEEILPAYEVSQSMVPLPKKALWASLLSPSWLWFISAAALFYYKPEFLGFGETWIATSVILFILVVFARAAGYANARYLINGSFIQFKTGIIGTRVFISKRSKIIEAEVTATRWQKMFGLASIQTVNRGKPVQHAGMENVPAEWASFFHTWYKSRIDEVKIK, from the coding sequence ATGAAGCAAGCCAGAAGATATCATCCGCTTCATATGTTATTTGGACTTATTCAATTACTTAGAAATGCAGCATTTATCGCTCTGTTTTTATTTGTGATGAAAGCCGATTCACAATTCTTTTTAATTGTATGGGGGAGGAAGCTTTTTCTTCCGTTTCTTACTTTGGCTGGAATATCAATTTTTTTAAAATGGCTTTCAAATAAGTATATGGTTGCCGATGCTGAATTTCATTTATCTAAAGGAGTCTTTGTCCGTTCTAAGCAGACTGTGCCATTTTCTAAAGTTCAGAATACCCATAGGCATACGTCCATTCTTCACCGGCTATTTGGTGTTACATCTCTTACACTTGAAACAGGAATGGAGGGTATTGAGTCTGCAATTGAGTTCAAGGTGATTTCCTTAAAGGAAGCTGCCTGGCTGGAGGAGATGGTTTCAGCGGAAACAGAAACAGAAATGCCGGATATGAGCGGAAGAAAACTGCATTTCTCACCTGAAAAAAAAGATCTTATAAAAGCAGCATTTACTTCGCTGAGTTTCCTTGTACTGCTGTCTCTTGTTGCTTCCATTTATACAAAAGCTTCAGAATTTATTGATATGGAAGAAAGAGGACTGGACTTTTTGAAAGCGTATTTTTCATCGTGGCAGGTGCAGGCTGCCGCACTCATCTTTTTTCTGCTTTTATCAGTACTGGCAGGCTTCCTACGGACGTATATAAAGTATGGGAAATATGAAATATTATCTGATGAAAAACGGATTTATATCACCAAGGGTTTTTTGGAAGAAACCTCTTTCTCCATTTCAAAAGACCGGGTTCAGGCCATCGAAATTAAGCAAAATGCTATGAAACGTTTGGCTGGAGTGGCTGAAGTAAAGCTGGCGGCAGCAGGTGATATTATGGAGGGAGAGGAGAAGGAAGGTGTAAATTCACTATTTCCTTTTCTGCCTGTGGATCGGGCCTATAAGTTAGCAGAGGAGATTTTACCGGCTTATGAGGTTTCACAGTCCATGGTCCCGCTTCCCAAAAAGGCTTTATGGGCAAGCTTATTATCGCCAAGCTGGCTATGGTTCATCTCGGCAGCAGCCCTTTTTTATTATAAGCCTGAATTTCTGGGGTTTGGGGAAACCTGGATAGCGACTTCTGTCATTCTATTCATTCTGGTTGTATTTGCAAGGGCAGCTGGATATGCAAATGCACGGTACTTAATCAATGGCTCTTTTATCCAATTTAAGACCGGGATTATTGGTACACGGGTCTTTATCTCCAAACGCAGTAAAATCATTGAGGCAGAAGTAACGGCAACACGCTGGCAAAAAA
- a CDS encoding PH domain-containing protein, translating to MLVNIKEPQNRISPRAIRVWIISEVIQNTIGFAVLGVLFYLDDLFSWKEWISWVLIILLAVSIPAAIWSFISPFIKYKSWRFDVDEEYVQMKSGVWQEKHLLIPMTKVQSVETVQGPIMRRYGLYSVTMGTMGSSHTIPALPEGEAVSLRNLIAKYAKIKEEDE from the coding sequence ATGCTTGTAAATATTAAGGAGCCTCAAAACCGGATATCTCCAAGGGCTATCCGGGTATGGATCATCTCTGAGGTGATCCAGAATACCATTGGATTTGCTGTTCTTGGAGTTTTGTTTTATCTGGATGATTTATTCTCATGGAAGGAATGGATCAGCTGGGTTCTAATCATCTTATTGGCTGTCTCGATCCCAGCTGCAATTTGGTCTTTTATATCACCGTTTATCAAGTATAAAAGCTGGCGCTTTGATGTGGATGAAGAATATGTACAGATGAAGTCAGGGGTATGGCAGGAAAAGCATCTGCTGATTCCGATGACAAAAGTACAATCGGTTGAAACCGTACAGGGTCCCATTATGAGGAGATACGGGCTATATTCAGTGACCATGGGGACAATGGGGTCCTCTCACACGATTCCGGCTCTGCCGGAAGGTGAGGCGGTCTCATTAAGAAATCTGATAGCCAAATATGCAAAAATAAAGGAAGAAGACGAATGA
- a CDS encoding ABC transporter ATP-binding protein, with translation MNVIEAKQLSKSYGAQQVVMGIDLTVRKGEIFGFLGRNGAGKSTFINMLTGIISPSSGTYSLLGIEGPDSKMMKRVGVMPDYSSFYGSWTALDHLRFFSELSGARATKEKCMEVLRSVDLLSHANKKAGKFSFGMKKKLGIAQAIIHNPELVFLDEPTSGMDAESAILIHRLIREFQKQGKTIFMTSHNLDEVEKICSRIAIMRDGIIDKIGTMEELQAFYRSTITVKIKHSNVPMQERAKLKQWLESAGSLLEHGDAHTVIAVSDEKKIAEMIRAFTQCKTDVLRVEVEEPSLEEIFLNE, from the coding sequence ATGAATGTTATCGAAGCGAAACAACTCTCAAAATCCTATGGTGCCCAACAGGTGGTCATGGGGATAGATTTAACCGTAAGAAAAGGAGAGATATTTGGATTTCTGGGGCGTAACGGTGCAGGAAAGTCCACCTTTATTAATATGCTGACAGGCATCATTTCTCCGAGTAGCGGAACGTATTCACTCCTCGGGATAGAAGGTCCAGATAGCAAAATGATGAAAAGAGTGGGGGTTATGCCGGATTATTCATCTTTCTATGGGTCATGGACCGCTCTGGATCATTTGCGTTTTTTCTCAGAGCTGTCGGGCGCCAGGGCTACGAAAGAAAAATGCATGGAGGTTCTGAGAAGTGTGGATCTCTTATCTCATGCCAATAAGAAAGCAGGCAAATTCTCCTTTGGCATGAAAAAGAAACTCGGGATTGCTCAAGCAATTATTCATAATCCTGAGCTGGTATTTCTTGACGAACCTACATCGGGGATGGATGCAGAATCCGCCATTCTTATTCACCGGCTCATTAGAGAGTTTCAAAAGCAAGGAAAGACAATCTTCATGACATCTCATAATCTGGATGAAGTGGAGAAGATTTGCTCGCGGATTGCCATTATGCGGGATGGAATCATTGATAAGATTGGAACGATGGAAGAGCTGCAGGCATTTTACCGGTCAACCATAACGGTCAAGATAAAACACTCCAATGTGCCAATGCAGGAACGAGCGAAGCTTAAGCAGTGGCTTGAGTCAGCTGGCAGTCTGCTTGAACACGGGGATGCACATACAGTGATCGCGGTCAGTGATGAGAAAAAGATTGCTGAAATGATAAGGGCGTTCACACAATGCAAGACGGATGTTCTGCGGGTGGAAGTTGAAGAGCCTTCTCTCGAAGAAATCTTTTTAAATGAATAA
- a CDS encoding ABC transporter permease, giving the protein MFMMCKREFISLFKSIKSIIIIAILFAVSYYAAKFSNFIALGADLTAGEAEDIHTIGLLSVILLLGQLFVFGLSHDTINREVHERTMRFLVTRVSRSAILFGKFLGIWMFWFGCITVSFLLISIFSMKFDLFIFSQTLSLVTYQAALALLLSVLIPRPGYTMFLGNILGLLLPAFGFWTVFTPNGWVNWMKYFVPFYYLERDDFTFLVILGLAGMMMLAANAVFKRREC; this is encoded by the coding sequence ATGTTTATGATGTGCAAGAGAGAGTTTATAAGCCTTTTTAAAAGTATTAAATCGATTATTATAATCGCTATACTATTTGCAGTTTCGTATTATGCCGCGAAATTTTCCAATTTCATAGCATTGGGTGCGGATCTGACTGCAGGTGAGGCCGAGGATATCCACACAATTGGCCTTTTAAGTGTCATTTTGCTTCTTGGCCAATTATTTGTATTCGGTTTATCACACGACACAATAAATAGAGAGGTCCACGAACGCACCATGAGGTTTCTTGTGACCAGGGTGTCGCGATCAGCTATATTATTCGGGAAATTCCTCGGGATATGGATGTTCTGGTTTGGCTGCATTACGGTGTCCTTTTTGCTTATCAGTATTTTTTCCATGAAGTTCGATCTATTCATCTTTTCTCAGACGCTGAGTCTGGTGACATATCAGGCGGCTTTGGCTTTGCTGTTGTCCGTTCTCATTCCAAGGCCGGGATATACCATGTTTCTGGGCAATATCCTTGGGCTTCTGCTGCCGGCGTTTGGCTTTTGGACTGTTTTTACACCAAACGGCTGGGTAAATTGGATGAAATATTTTGTTCCATTCTACTACTTGGAGCGGGATGATTTTACATTTCTAGTCATATTGGGATTGGCTGGTATGATGATGCTGGCTGCAAATGCTGTTTTTAAAAGGAGGGAGTGCTGA
- a CDS encoding response regulator transcription factor codes for MQNSKLLLVDDEQAILQMLATILQREQFKNIDTASTAAEALELCRAKTYDLILLDVMLPDRSGFEICPLIRETTDAPIFFLTARSTDLDKLSGFALGADDYITKPFNPLEVAARIKAHLRRHKGSQPASVQTNFDFGRIKINTLAGEVTVSGKKIDLPAQVYQLLLFLSKHPNQLFSKSQLYEQVWGEEGFGEDNTVMVHIRKLREKIEMNPSNPSHIITIRGLGYKFVPEGTIHEHP; via the coding sequence ATGCAAAATTCAAAATTACTGCTTGTAGATGATGAGCAAGCCATTCTGCAAATGCTAGCCACGATTTTGCAGCGTGAACAGTTTAAAAATATCGATACCGCCTCTACCGCTGCTGAAGCACTGGAGCTTTGCCGTGCGAAAACCTACGATCTCATCCTATTGGATGTCATGCTGCCGGACCGCAGCGGTTTTGAGATTTGCCCATTAATCAGAGAAACAACGGATGCTCCCATCTTCTTTCTGACTGCACGATCCACCGACCTTGATAAACTTTCAGGATTTGCCCTTGGAGCGGATGATTATATAACGAAGCCATTCAATCCGCTTGAAGTGGCTGCAAGGATCAAAGCACACTTGCGCCGCCATAAAGGCAGCCAGCCTGCCTCCGTGCAGACAAACTTCGATTTTGGCAGAATTAAGATTAATACATTAGCAGGTGAAGTTACTGTTTCAGGAAAGAAGATCGATTTGCCGGCACAAGTCTACCAGCTGCTTCTTTTCCTCAGTAAACATCCCAATCAGCTTTTCAGTAAAAGCCAGTTATATGAGCAAGTGTGGGGAGAAGAAGGCTTCGGAGAGGACAACACAGTCATGGTGCACATTCGAAAGCTGCGGGAGAAGATCGAAATGAATCCGAGTAATCCCAGCCACATCATTACCATAAGGGGACTTGGCTATAAGTTTGTTCCGGAAGGCACCATTCATGAACATCCATAG